The Microcystis panniformis FACHB-1757 region CTGCAAACTGTGGTCAGCAGTGGGGGCAAAGTCCTAGTTGCCGATGCTGATTTAAGTGATATTTCCCTAGAATACTTAACTTCTCTAGCGGCGATTAAACTAGAAACTTTTTTAATTAGTAACGATTGGAAACCTAATTATCAGGAAGCTTGGCGAGTTTATAACTACTCTGATAATACTCCCCAACAGCTAGTTAATGATTTAGTCAAACATATTAAAGAGGGAGGAAAACCTTTTGTTTGTCTGTCAGCACAAAAGTTAACCAGTAAATGGGGGACAATTACTCTAGAATCTTATCTAAGAAAGCAATTTCCCCAGAAGAAAATTTTGCGGATAGACTCAGAGTCATTGCAAGATTCTAGTCACGCTGCCTATGAGGCGATTGGCAATTTAAATCAATTGTTGCTTAACTATGATATAGTTCTAGCTAGTCCTGCGATCGAAACGGGAATTAGTATTGATATTCAGCAACACTTTACCTCGGTTTGGTGTTTAGCACAGGGGATTCAAACTCCCACTTCTATCGCTCAATTTTTAGGGAGAATTAGAGAGAATATTCCTCGTTATATTTGGTCAGCAGTGTACGGATTTAATCAGGTGGGCAATGGTTCCACTTCTATCCCCAAACTTCTCACCTCTGGACACCGACTAACGGAGGTTAATATTCGCTTACTACACCAATCAGATTTAGAATCTCTGGAGGATTTAGATACAATTTTTCAAGCGGAATCTCTCCTCTGCTGGGCTAAAATGGCTGTACGAGTAAATGCTTATATGCTTAATTATCGTCAGTCAATTCTAGGAATTTTACAAGCAGAAGGCCAGAGAATTAAAGAACGGAATCAGGAAGAAGAACTAGAAATAAATAATCAGTTAACGGAAGCAATTGAGGAAATTAGGGAACATAATTATCGTTCTGAATGCGAGGAAATTGCCAGCGCAGCCGAGATCACAGAATCAGAATATCGTTGGCTAAAAAAACAGTTAATTAAGTCAGTGAAAGAAAGGAGAATTATCAGGAAATATGACCTATATAAACGCTATGGAATCCCCGTCACACCGCAATTAGTGAGTAAAGATGATCAGGGATGGTATCAAGAACTACGCTTACATTACTTTTTGACAATTGGGCGACAATTTTTGTGTGATCGAGATGCTTTAATTGCGCGTAAACTGATAGAATCAGGTCAGGGAAGTTTATTTATTCCCGATTTTAATGGTAGTCAATTAGGAGTGATTATCGGGACGTTAGAAGTGTTAGGAATTCCCGTATTATTAGCTAATCCTGAAAGAGAATTAACTAATCATGATGCCGACTTACAAAAAATGGCTGAAATCGCCATTAAAAACCGCAACGAGATTAAAACTATCACCAAGATTAATCTCTCTAATACTTCCCGTCCTCTGACGATTATTCGTAATTGTTTGAACTTGTTAGGTTATGAATTAACCAGCAAGGGCAGCCGGAGAATTGCTAAAAAATCTCTTAAAGTTTATCAGATTGTTGCCCCTCAGGATGGTAGAGAACAAGTGTTTCAACAATGGTTATTTAGAGACGAAAAATGTGCGGGAAGTTCTGAGATTTGGTATGAGGACTATCTCTTTTCTCTCACCCAGAAACCATCTCTAGGCGAATCAGAAAATGCTTATATTCAATTAAGTCTAGAATTTAGTCTAGCTATGGAGAAATTGCCTATTTAAGCGACTTTTTTCCCTAAAATGACCACATCAGCCAGAAAATCGTCTAGAGCGGCAATTTGGGGTAAATAACCCCATCGTTGAAAGCCGAATTTTTCAAAGAGACAAATACTGGCTTGATTGTGGGCAAAAATAATACAGATAAGATTAGATATACCCAATTGGGGACAGCGCTCCAAGGCATATTCTACTAATAATTTACCGATTCCACGACCTTGATAATCGGGGGCAATATATAAACTAACCTCTGCCGTTTTTTGGTAAGCGACACGACCATAAAACATCTGTAAACTCAGCCAACCCACCACCCGACCTTCGATCACTATTACCCAGATGGGATACTGTTCAGGATCGTGCTTTTCAAACCATTCTCGCCGACTTTCGAGGGAAATAGGCTTTAAATCTGCGGTTGCCTTGCGAGTGGGAACAGCAGCATTATAAATCTCGATAATTGTTGGTAAATCTGTTTCTTTAGCCTCGCGAATAATCATAGAATATCAAGTAAGATGAAGTATAACCTAATTTTCCCTTGTCTCCTAACTTCTGAATTATGCTATATCTCTCAATCTTACTTTAAAATTGGGTTTGATAGCGGACGGTAAACTCATTCAAATTGTAATCGTAGGAGAAGCGGATAAAAGACTGGGAATTAACTCGATAGACGGTTTCCAAATTGGGAAGAATATTAAAATCCGTTGCTCCGATCGCATTACTAACCGCATTTTCCACATCATACACGACTCCTTGAGCTAAGAGGGGAATCGCCAACTGAACCACTCCAAATTGAATTAATTGTTCTGTATTTCTCCCCTGTAAACCATTAAAAACTGACAGCAATTGTTCCCCCAAAAGTCGAACGATTTCCCCTTGGCTGCGGGGGGGAGTGCTGGTTAATTTAACTAGGGGAGTATTAAGCAATCCCTCATCTTCACCTCTAGCAAAAGCCAATGCTTGTAAACAATTAGCGACTTTTTGTAATTCTGCATTTGTATAGTTTTCCTCTAGGGGAAAAGGGGGACTATCGGGACGAATTTGGCACACTTCATTGACGTTACGACCTAAATTTGGTAGCAAGCGATTTAATTCACCTTCAACGCTGAGGGTGACATCGATCCTTTGAATGCGATTGAGGCTATCATCGGGAATTTCATTACTAGGAAAATCCCCCCCGGACGGGAGATAGCAAAATCACGAGATTGAGAAAATTCGCTGAGAATTGTTCGCAGTTGAATATCAACAAAGGGATTAAAAAGTCCCAACCCGCGACTAGAATCGAAAACAATAACATTCTGATTGCGTCGGTTAAGAAGAAAACGCGTATCGATGTAACTAACCCGTCCTCGATCGAGATTAATCACTCCATTGGTTTGTAATCTCTCCAGTGAAGTGAGCGGACCGTTCAAGGTTAAAGCACCACTAAAATCAAATTGATACAAAGGTTCTTGTTCGATGGATAATCCCGCTAAAGACACTTGGAAATTATTTAAAACTGGAGTAATATTTGTCGTCTGAGGAATGTTGAGAGGCTGCAGCCAGCGACTCACCGGTTTATCGGTTTCTTGATTAATTTCTGGGGTGCGAGGAAGAAAAACTTTCCCCCTAGAAAGACGCACATTCCCCCCGATAATTGGTTGCTGAATTGTTCCCGTTACCATGGCATTCCCAGCAATTAATCCCCGATAAAGACCATTAATTGCTATATCTCCCTCTTGAATATTAACTGTTAAGGGATTAGGATTATTTTTGATGGCTTGAAAGAAAGGTAAAACTCCCACCACAGAAATTTGTCTGTCAGCGATCGAGCCTTGTAATTCCTCTACTGTTAAGTTTTCAGGGGTTAACCCAATGCGGCCATTTACGGTTAAAATCTCTGGAAAAGCAACACTGCGGATAGCGGCATTATTGAGAGTAACTATACCATTTGCTTCTAAATCTTTGATTTTTAAACCCTCTTTTATATCTAATCTTCCCGTCGCTGAAAGAACTACCTCTCCCTCACCGTTAACCCATTCGATGGCGTTTTGACTGATAGCTTCAATTAATTTGATTGCATCGGTTCCCAATTTTGCTTGGATTTTTAATTGATCATTACCCGGTAAGGGAGGATAGGGAATGCTGGCATAGAGTTGGATTGATTCGGAGGAGGTTGTCCGCAAATCAAAACGATACTGGTTATAGGTAAATAAACCAATTATATCTTGATTAATATTTTGGGCATTAATTGCACCATCAATAAAGGCAAAGTTACCCTGAATACGAGGATTTAATAAAGTTCCTGTAATTTGTCCTTGAGTTTTTAGACTACCGGACAAATCTAAGGGAAACTGCACAAAATTTCTCAAGAGATCGAGAGAAAGATTTTCCACGGCAAAACTTCCCTCTACTTTTTTTATGGAAAAATCACCCGCTAAAAATACGGAAGAATCTCGTGATTTTAATCTAATCGGTTCTATCCTGAGCAACTGACGATTTAAGTTAAGATTAATTGTTACTTCATCAATCGGAATTAATTGGGTATCGGTGGTGACAATTCCGAGAGGGTTAACAATATTTACTGTCGGTCTTTGGGGTCGCCATTCCCATCTATTGCCCTGAAATTGTACGCTAAGATCGGGATTTTTTAAAGTCCCGGTTAAGGCTATATTTGCTTGATAACGGCCGCGAAAATCTAGTTCGGAAGGTATCCCGACTACCCCTCTTTCCCCTGCTAATTGCTGGATTATTTCTTCAATTTTTGCCCGCAAATTTACCTGTTGTGCTAGGGAAGCTTCGGGATTACCTACTCCTAGGGGACTAAGTTGAATAGCTGGGTCATTCTCTGAGGAGAAAAAGTTGATTAAACTGGTTAAATCATAGATACTAGCAACTGATAATAAATCTTGAATATAACCTTGATCTACCCTGAGTTTAGCTTCTATTTCCTGGGTTTGCCAATTAAATAAACCTTGCAGATTATATTGACTTGCACCCGCTTGTAAACTACCTTCTTGCAGTTGAACTATGGAATCCCGATAAACCAAATTTGCCGTTAATTTTTCCCCAATTAAGTTACCTAAACTAGGTTGATTAATCTCTAGTTGTCCCTGTCCCTGTAAGTCAAATAAATTGATGTCTAGATTGGCACTCAATTGGCCAGTAATAATCCCCGGAATATTGTAGGCTGCCGTGGGAGATATTTTCAGGATTTCTAGGGGAAAATTGGCAATCTGAACATTTAAATTTTCTCCGCTTCGTTTAGCTGTTGCTAGAAAAGGAGTTTGATTTCCAAAAGCTTGGCGAATATTTATCTCTAAGGGAAGATAGGGCAGCAGACAATTATTTTGTTGACAAGGATCAAAAGTTAAGTCAATAATGTCCTGATTTCCCCGCAGATTTAAACTAATATTTTGACAGATTCCTGCTTGCATACTTCCTTTTAAGACAGGTTCAAAAAGTCGCTCATTAATGCTAAAGTTAGCTAAATTGATATCCCCTTTGATTTGTATATTTCCCACTTTTTGCCAAGCAGTTAAGAGATTTTTCCCCGTGATTTGTCCTTGAAATTCTCCGATCCCTGTCAGTGTCGATTCTTTGGGTTTTAGGTTAGAATCAATTGGTAAAAGCGATATAATCTGAGTTAGCGGTACAGCAGCAAGATCGGTTTTTGCCTGTAGATTTAAGTTAACCTCAGCGATATCGGGTTGACTGATAAGATTAGCTAAAAGAATATTTCCTCGCACATCAAAGCTATTTTCTCCCCACTGTGCCGAAAGATTATTAACCTGAATTGGTGTTACTCCCTGCCAAATTTCTTTAATATTTCCCGCTAAATTGGCACTAAAATCTAGGTTAGGAATCGAGATTGATTTTATTCCTGGCAATTGCCCCAGTAGGGCAGCGGGATCGAGATTAGCGGCAATAATATCACTTTGCCAGAAGTTATTATTCAGTCGTGCCTTAGCTTTAATCTCTCCTTTGGCTACATGAATACGAGAGTTAAAAACTGCTTTGACACTGCCTAAGTTGAGTCGTTTTTCTAGCAGAGAGTCGAAAATAGTTTGGGCATTTCCTGTTGCTTGAAACTTCGTTTGGTCAATATTCAACGCTAGGGGAACATTAGTCTGAAAATTCTCTAAGCTACCCAGAATATTAAAAATACCTTTGTTTAACTGAATATCAGTATTAATCGGATTCTTATCTACTAATAAGCGAGTATTTACCCTAGCATTGACGCTGGACAAATTAGGGATTTTTCCCGCTAGTAAATTATTGATTGCACCCGTGAAATTGACTTGGGTTTTTCCTAGACTAACAGGAATATTTATATTGGGTAAAAACGGATTTAAGTTAATGCCAGCCGTATTAACTATACCGCTTAAAATACCTTGTTCCAGTTGGGTTGTCGTTCTCAGGGATTGATTATTGACAAATAACTGTATATCTCCCTCTCCGCGCCAAGTTTGTAAATCCGTTAAAGTACCGCTAATCAGAGCATTTATTCTGCCAGCAAAGCTGATTTTTGCCCTGCCTAAACTAACGGGAACTGTTAAATTTTCCACTAGAGGATTGAGACTAATTCCCCCAGTGTTGACTGTTCCTGTCAGGAAACCTTGATTTAGTTTGGCTGTGGCAATTAAAGGATTATTATCTACTAATAAATCCAGATTCCCTTGACCTTGCCAACTGCTGAAAATATTATTTTTATTCTTCAGCAATTCCCCTAAATAACCTTGTAAATTAATTTGCGATCGCAGTAATTTAACCTGAGTTGGTAAGTTAGGCAATAGGGAATTAATCGGCAATCCCGCTAAGACAGCTTTAGCCTGAAAATTTCCTTGCGATACTTGACTATTGACTAAAATTGTGCCTTGTTTACTGCTAATTCCTAAGTTAGCAATTCCGTTTAAGGTATTAACATTGATTTGGTCAATTTTGCCACTAATTTGAATATTAGCTGTCTCTAAATTTAAGGGTTCTAAGGTTTTTAGGTAGGGGCAAATACTATCCAAATATTGACAAACGATAGGCACAAAAGGAGTAAATAAAAAGTTATTACCCGTGATTTTTGCCTGGACTAATTTGCTAGTAAAATCACTATTAGCATTAACCTGTAGTTTGCCGCCATTTGTTTTAATGACCGTATCGGTTAAATTGATTTTGTTGCCCCCTAAAAATACTTTGCCCTCCCCAGCAACATTGATTAATCCTGACTGATTAACCCTGGGTATTTGCCAATTAATTAATAATTGTGGCAGTCCTAAACTACCTCTAGCTTTAATCTTAGCTTGCAGATCGCTTATATTAATTTGAGCGGGAACTGTTGCCAATTGAGATAAAATTTTTCTCGTGGGAAAATTGGCTTGTAAATTCAAATTGATCGGCATTTTTGTCCCGTCAAGAGGTTGATTTTTTTGCAGGGATTGCAGAATATTTAACTGTAATTTTCCTTCCCCTTTAATTTCTCCACCTGCGAGGGGTTTAATTTGAATTTTGTCTAAATTAAGACGATTGAGATTTGTTTGAAAATTACTGGTTATTGATTGAATAGGAATTTGCTCAAAAATAATCGGTTTGCTGTTGCTAACGGTTCCTGTAATTAGAGGTTGATCTAGTTTTCCCGTCACTTGAAAAGTAGAGCGCACTTCTCCCCGTAAATCTAGAGGTGATTGCAGATAAATAATTCTTAAAAGCTGTTGTAAATCCACCGATTCTAGAGCGACCTTGAGATGATAACCAGTTTGCCAATTTACCTCTCCTCTCACCTCAGTTTTAATCTTGCCAATACTTGCGATCGCTTGTTCAACTAATACTTTATCTCCCTGTAAATTTAACTTAGTATTTAGCTTAATTGGATACTGAAAAGGTTGGAATTTTCCCGCTACATCCGTCACCTGAAAATTACCATTTCCTTCGGTTTTATTTAGCTTTGCCCAACTGGGAATATTGAGAGCAATATTAGCATTTACTTGTCCTTGATTTAATTGAAAATTGCGATTAGGAATTAAAGTTAATAGTTCACTTAAATTTAAACGATCAATCTGAAGATTAGTTTGACTTTCCCCCGTTTTTAACGCCGTTTCTCCTTGAATTTTTACTTGACTTTTGAGGATTTCTGCGCTCAAATCGTAGCTGAGAGGTTGCTCTTGATTATCGATAAATCTTCCCTGACCATCGGCCTTAATTTCTATCGGGTTTTTCAGGGCATGGGGTTGGATAGTAATAGCTGCCTTCTCCACCTGAAAACCCAGATTTAACCTAATGGGGGCCTCCCGGTCTAAGTTACTAGATATTTTATCTAAATTATCGAGCCATTGACCATTTTTATCCTGATCGAGATAAATACTGGGATTAATTAACTTGACATCAACCGGCAGCGGCAGACCTAAAAGTAAGGGCAGTGGATTTAATCCCAATTCGATCGCATCAATAGATAAACTATCAGCAGAATTGGCCGTAGCTGGAATTTCCGATTTACCGATACGAATGCGATTAAAATAAAAGCCCTCTATCTTACCTACCCTGACAGGTCTGTGCAGCATTTCACTGAAGATATTATCTAAAATTGGGGTGAGACGTTCATAAACTAAATAACGAGTCGTAAAATAGCCAAGGGAGGTAAGTCCTAGGAGAGTAATTCCCCCGACAATCAAAGTAGAAGGCTGGCGTAAAAATCGACCGATACTCAGAAAAAGATTAGGACGAGGAGAAGGATCGCCAGGGGAGTTACTCATAATTGTTTACCTCACACACACCAAAGAAAGGGCAACGGCTCACCAGAGCTATTGAACCATGATAATTCACCGCGGCACTGATAGCACTAAATCGATTAATCTCAAGTTTTTAGGCGATTATTGGGCTGAAATCGTGTGAGGAAGTCAAGGGCCGCGGCCAATTAAAAGCCTCTCTCCCCATCTTAGCCTAAGACTCGAATGGCTGGCTAAAATTTTCAACAATCCGCCAAAATCTCCCTAGCTTCAACAGCTAACCGAATTAATATTGATCAATCCACCAGTTCAAGCAGAATATTGCTCGGATCAATAGGTTCGGAAATTGAAGATTGAGAGAAAACTTGTGCAGACAGACAACAATCTGGCGCAGTCTGGAACAACAACCGCAATTATTCAGTCTTAGAATATTGGGATTAGCACGTCTATTATTTTTACTGCAAAAATCGTCTTATAGATAAAGATCATGAAAGCCAGATTATCGATCGCCCTAACCGCCCTAATGACCTTGGGCATAACTGCCACACCAGCGGCCAACTTTGACGAACAGGACATCGAGCAGACCCAGGTAGTAGCGATCGCTCGTCCCTACGGAGGTAATAAATTTGACCTGCTAGTCTTGGAACAAATCCAGGGAAAACAGAAGTGTTGGAGCGAAAGCGGCTCAAATCCCGTCATGATCGACCCTCTACTCCTCAACTTTGACTTTACCGGCATTTGTCGCCGCGCCACCGATAGTAATGGTTATTCTATCCGTCTGGATGGCCGGGATTTTGGGCTAGATTACATCCTGCGTATTGTGGAACGCAATGGCGAATTATACTTAGTGGGAACTCCCCGGGATGCCCGCAGACCGGAATTAGTGGTGGGAAGAACCCGAGGAATGCAAACAGGATTTATGAAAATTATCCTCGAACCGGGTTGGAGATTTAGCCGTCGTAC contains the following coding sequences:
- a CDS encoding plasmid replication protein, CyRepA1 family; its protein translation is MKYLEEWRGSGVDAELIHLNVTSLAGLSPSEYLLYSQELPRRNDGRVRDSILKRYEHTSQGGWWCSGIDLLTGNYDLWGCFKPDFPRLSFDKAKPIKYEHPPQTPTGVFALRVPLKIWQRIAQSISINILTEEVDNKQEDLGFWSWVIKHPEIPICLTEGAKKAGALLTAGYVTIALPGIHNGYRTPKDELGRRIGKSHLIPQLEKLANSGRKIYLVFDQETKPKTQQAVNLALQRMGYLFSQANCEVKVVTWDAADGKGVDDLLINRGEDYFQQVYQKATSWEIWKAASLNSLTLPPHLELNSRYLPDIAIPTSAQLMAIKSAKGTGKTEFLAKIVKQAIANQQKVLVIGHRVKLVEELCQRFGLNYISQVRDNPAAQIYGYGLCIDSLHPQSQAKFQAEDWREAIIIIDEIEQVLWHGLNGDTCKTNRVAILKSLKSLLQTVVSSGGKVLVADADLSDISLEYLTSLAAIKLETFLISNDWKPNYQEAWRVYNYSDNTPQQLVNDLVKHIKEGGKPFVCLSAQKLTSKWGTITLESYLRKQFPQKKILRIDSESLQDSSHAAYEAIGNLNQLLLNYDIVLASPAIETGISIDIQQHFTSVWCLAQGIQTPTSIAQFLGRIRENIPRYIWSAVYGFNQVGNGSTSIPKLLTSGHRLTEVNIRLLHQSDLESLEDLDTIFQAESLLCWAKMAVRVNAYMLNYRQSILGILQAEGQRIKERNQEEELEINNQLTEAIEEIREHNYRSECEEIASAAEITESEYRWLKKQLIKSVKERRIIRKYDLYKRYGIPVTPQLVSKDDQGWYQELRLHYFLTIGRQFLCDRDALIARKLIESGQGSLFIPDFNGSQLGVIIGTLEVLGIPVLLANPERELTNHDADLQKMAEIAIKNRNEIKTITKINLSNTSRPLTIIRNCLNLLGYELTSKGSRRIAKKSLKVYQIVAPQDGREQVFQQWLFRDEKCAGSSEIWYEDYLFSLTQKPSLGESENAYIQLSLEFSLAMEKLPI
- a CDS encoding GNAT family N-acetyltransferase is translated as MIIREAKETDLPTIIEIYNAAVPTRKATADLKPISLESRREWFEKHDPEQYPIWVIVIEGRVVGWLSLQMFYGRVAYQKTAEVSLYIAPDYQGRGIGKLLVEYALERCPQLGISNLICIIFAHNQASICLFEKFGFQRWGYLPQIAALDDFLADVVILGKKVA